Proteins from a single region of Bacteroidota bacterium:
- a CDS encoding gas vesicle protein K, with translation MSEDKILFTSGSLEELSEEIGKLTSNEESRLKLSPDNADSGLAKLVLTLVELIRKLVEKQAMRRVDGGSLTEAEIERLGETLMKLEMKMEELKKHFNLTDRDLNINLGPLGDLM, from the coding sequence ATGAGTGAAGATAAGATACTATTTACTTCGGGTTCGCTTGAGGAACTTTCGGAGGAGATTGGAAAACTGACAAGCAACGAAGAATCCAGGCTAAAGCTCAGCCCCGACAATGCAGATTCAGGGCTGGCAAAACTGGTTCTCACCCTGGTGGAACTCATCCGGAAACTGGTTGAAAAGCAGGCCATGCGAAGAGTCGACGGCGGATCATTAACGGAAGCTGAAATCGAACGATTGGGAGAAACCCTCATGAAGCTGGAGATGAAAATGGAAGAACTGAAAAAACACTTTAACCTCACCGACAGGGATTTAAACATCAATCTCGGTCCATTGGGCGATTTAATGTAA
- a CDS encoding GvpL/GvpF family gas vesicle protein, translating to MDKMIYAILSVKSNHEKLNTLLVDMKGITGAALYGVSFDEISAVVSDIKRADLIADKTNAIEYAGVIENLAQQFTLLPMQYGSLMESTDAIKKMLERNYNKIQHNLLKVENKVEFGLKVFCDSEKLKAELRAKSEADTKTPAQPAPEIKNSVYVDYVNKKLKEHRLEELLLTYVDSVIAEITEYLARLNAVNKFKKMATATTIIDAVFLLEKDKKGELIQAVEDLQDHYSGLNFVLTGPWPPYNFVDFTVK from the coding sequence ATGGATAAGATGATTTATGCCATATTATCCGTAAAAAGTAATCATGAAAAGTTAAATACGCTGTTGGTTGATATGAAGGGTATTACTGGGGCGGCCTTATACGGTGTTTCCTTTGATGAAATTTCAGCAGTAGTCAGCGATATCAAAAGAGCTGATTTAATTGCAGATAAAACAAATGCCATTGAGTATGCCGGGGTGATCGAAAACCTGGCGCAACAATTTACGCTTCTTCCCATGCAATATGGTTCCCTTATGGAATCAACCGACGCGATTAAAAAAATGCTCGAAAGAAACTATAATAAAATTCAACACAACCTTCTGAAAGTTGAAAACAAGGTTGAATTCGGACTAAAGGTTTTCTGCGATTCCGAAAAATTAAAGGCAGAACTGAGGGCAAAATCAGAGGCCGATACCAAAACACCCGCCCAACCTGCCCCGGAAATCAAAAATTCAGTGTACGTGGATTACGTGAATAAAAAACTTAAAGAGCACAGGCTTGAGGAATTGCTGTTGACCTATGTTGATTCGGTTATTGCAGAGATCACGGAATACCTTGCCCGATTGAACGCGGTCAATAAATTCAAAAAAATGGCAACCGCAACAACCATAATCGATGCGGTTTTTTTACTTGAAAAGGATAAGAAAGGTGAATTGATACAGGCGGTTGAAGATTTACAAGACCACTATAGCGGGCTTAACTTTGTGTTGACCGGCCCCTGGCCGCCGTACAATTTTGTGGATTTCACGGTAAAGTAA
- a CDS encoding gas vesicle protein, with the protein MYENVVDRSKDITILELLDRVLNKGVILTGDIVISVADIDLVYVGVKLMLSSVETMEQLRSGNSVIV; encoded by the coding sequence ATGTATGAAAATGTAGTTGACAGATCTAAGGATATTACCATCCTTGAATTACTCGACAGGGTATTGAACAAAGGAGTAATACTAACCGGGGATATTGTAATTTCTGTAGCAGATATCGACCTGGTATATGTGGGCGTGAAATTAATGCTGAGCTCGGTTGAAACCATGGAGCAATTGAGGTCCGGAAATTCAGTAATTGTATAG